Proteins co-encoded in one Macrobrachium nipponense isolate FS-2020 chromosome 24, ASM1510439v2, whole genome shotgun sequence genomic window:
- the LOC135205575 gene encoding uncharacterized protein LOC135205575, with protein sequence MNAALSALAISTLSFLTPDGAYYIPQVGTGRRSQYVVIHRDGTHKYGYDTGKGAFESDKSMSTSIGQQKGRFSFLEKDSLIRSSDVDMAEVSKERGGEAPDFRGSNSLFSLFGEAEKLEAGRELRSCGAAEGMAVLSAVAVSTLSLPGPDGAYNIPQVGTGRRSQYFVLHRDGTYKYGHDTGEGAFESAKSTRVGQQDGRFGYVDPDGNSVNLQYTAGEAGFVPSGSHLPQPHPDFHKAHAAARARPPFVDPLANPNTDASYGFQFAGEGQTRSEQSDATGNVRGSYSYTDDNGITRTYSYTAGRGTGFVVEGNDLPLSPPTPESSPSTPAATRQSSSGARFPSGYRATGSLGSPSSISSSSSPGYRPPAAGSAPSSSSVVAVKSASGTFSSSQSGASSSQSSTNNDGSYSFSFNAADHSRSESADADLNVQGQFSFVADDGVRRRVDYQAGANRGFTASGDHLPTAPTSNTPASSQSSGFRPSTYRAPSASPQGSASTTFSSQRPSSLAAPQTYSSGARPSSSSSRPPFEEANTRSELRPDGSYAFAYETSSHSRKEAGDTNNNVDGDFAFIADDGQRRQIQYQAGSDTGFIAEGSHIPVGPIVPGAPSGQPTGRITPVKEVPFIDPLANSNADASYNFAFDSEQYSRSETADADGNVRGTYTVVDDDGTKRTVRFRAGEGIGFEPQEVSSSRGPPPSRKSPSSSSPSHRGTVGSPSSPAGAFAASPSSQVGTFSSSSPSASTRPSSPSQYSAPSSQTHGPENFKLTQYDASKNPNKFGYVLTFN encoded by the exons ATGAACG CAGCGCTGTCTGCTCTGGCAATTAGCACACTCAGTTTTCTGACACCAGATGGAGCTTACTATATACCTCAAGTGGGCACTGGAAGGCGTTCTCAATACGTCGTCATTCATAGAGATGGAACTCACAAGTATGGATATGACACTGGAAAGGGAGCCTTTGAAAGTGATAAGTCTATGTCTACAAGTATTGGTCAACAAAAAGGAAGGTTTAG TTTCCTGGAGAAGGACAGCCTCATTCGGAGTAGTGATGTGGACATGGCTGAAGTCAGCAAGGAACGTGGAGGAGAAGCACCTGACTTCAGAGGAAGCAATAGCCTTTTCAGCCTCTTCGGGGAGGCTGAAAAACTCGAAGCAGGAAGAGAACTGCGAAGCTGTGGAGCAGCAGAAGGAATG GCAGTGTTGTCTGCTGTGGCAGTTAGCACACTGAGTTTGCCGGGACCAGATGGAGCCTACAACATACCTCAAGTAGGAACTGGAAGGCGTTCCCAGTATTTTGTCCTTCACAGAGATGGTACTTATAAATATGGCCATGATACTGGTGAAGGAGCCTTCGAGAGTGCCAAGTCTACaagggttggacagcaagatggaaggtTTGGCTATGTTGACCCTGATGGCAATTCCGTGAATCTTCAATACACAGCTGGTGAGGCTGGTTTTGTCCCATCAGGATCTCACCTCCCACAACCACATCCTGACTTCCATAAGGCCCATGCTGCTGCAAGGGCTCGTCCACCTTTCGTTGATCCCCTGGCCAACCCAAATACTGATGCTTCTTATGGTTTCCAGTTTGCTGGAGAGGGACAAACAAGATCAGAGCAAAGTGATGCCACTGGAAATGTCCGAGGATCTTACTCCTACACAGACGATAATGGAATCACAAGAACCTACTCTTACACTGCAGGTCGTGGCACTGGCTTCGTTGTAGAAGGTAATGACCTTCCACTCTCGCCTCCAACTCCTGAATCTTCTCCATCTACTCCAGCAGCTACACGACAATCTTCTTCAGGTGCCAGATTTCCCTCAGGTTACAGAGCAACAGGATCATTAGGATCTCCCTcatccatctcctcctcctcctcccctggttACAGGCCACCTGCTGCAGGTTCTGCGCCATCTTCCTCTTCTGTTGTTGCAGTTAAGAGTGCAAGTGGAACCTTTTCCTCTTCACAAAGTGGGGCCTCTTCTTCACAAAGTTCAACTAATAATGATGGCTCTTACTCTTTCTCCTTCAATGCAGCTGACCATTCTCGTTCAGAATCTGCTGATGCTGACCTTAATGTACAGGGACAGTTTTCTTTTGTTGCTGATGATGGTGTCAGAAGGAGGGTTGACTATCAAGCTGGAGCTAACAGAGGATTCACTGCATCTGGTGATCATCTCCCAACTGCCCCAACTTCAAACACACCTGCTTCCTCCCAGTCCTCTGGTTTCCGTCCATCAACTTACCGAGCCCCATCAGCTTCTCCTCAGGGTTCTGCCAGCACCACTTTCTCTAGCCAACGTCCATCTTCTCTCGCTGCTCCTCAAACCTACTCTTCTGGTGCTcgtccctcctcttcctcatctcgTCCACCTTTCGAAGAAGCTAATACCCGCAGTGAACTCAGACCAGATGGAAGTTATGCTTTTGCATATGAAACGTCCAGCCACTCAAGGAAAGAAGCAGGTGacaccaacaacaatgttgatggagATTTTGCCTTTATTGCTGATGATGGTCAACGACGACAGATCCAATATCAAGCTGGTTCTGACACTGGATTCATTGCTGAGGGATCCCACATTCCTGTAGGTCCTATTGTCCCTGGAGCACCTTCTGGTCAGCCTACAGGAAGGATTACTCCTGTAAAAGAAGTCCCATTCATTGACCCGTTAGCTAATTCCAATGCTGATGCCTCCTATAACTTTGCCTTTGATTCTGAACAGTATTCAAGATCAGAGACGGCAGATGCTGATGGAAATGTTAGGGGAACCTACACTGTCGTAGATGATGACGGAACAAAACGCACCGTTCGCTTCCGTGCTGGAGAAGGTATTGGTTTCGAACCTCAGGAGGTGTCTTCCTCAAGGGGACCTCCCCCATCTCGAAaatctccctcctcttcctccccatcTCACAGAGGAACAGTTGGCTCACCATCTTCCCCTGCAGGAGCATTTGCTGCTTCACCATCATCTCAAGTTGGAACGTTCTCTTCATCGTCACCTAGTGCCTCAACACGACCATCTTCCCCCTCACAGTATTCTGCTCCTTCTTCACAAACACATGGTCCGGAAAACTTCAAACTCACTCAGTACGACGCCTCAAAGAACCCCAATAAATTTGGATACGTCTTAACTTTCAACTGA